A stretch of Carnobacterium iners DNA encodes these proteins:
- a CDS encoding acetyl-CoA carboxylase biotin carboxylase subunit yields MFKKVLIANRGEIAVRIIRACRELGIQTVAVYSEADRDALHMQLADEAICIGPAKATDSYLNMQSILSAADVTNSQAIHPGFGFLSENSTFATMCQEMNVVFIGPDSETIEQMGNKSNARDLMIQAGVPVIPGSDGFITDTEKAKELADKLGYPVMLKAAAGGGGKGIRKVYKSEELNAAFNSAKTEAKAAFGDDRMYMEKIIEHARHIEVQLLADHYGNVIHLGERDCSLQRNNQKVIEESPSVAISEKQRKELGDIAVRAAKFVGYKNAGTIEFLLDQSGHFYFMEMNTRIQVEHPVTEMATEIDIVKEQLTIASGYKLTIKQKDVRITGHTIECRINAENPAFNFAPSPGKITYLMMPSGGNGLRVESAMFAGYVIPPYYDAMVAKIITKGADRAEAIAKMKRALGELVIEGIISNQFFQEDLLADERFVNGSYDTSFLQDTFLKEWKPRVE; encoded by the coding sequence ATGTTTAAAAAAGTATTAATAGCGAACCGTGGAGAAATAGCTGTTCGAATCATTAGAGCTTGCCGCGAACTCGGTATTCAAACAGTAGCTGTTTATTCAGAAGCTGACCGTGATGCCTTGCATATGCAATTAGCCGATGAGGCAATTTGTATAGGACCAGCAAAAGCGACAGACTCTTATCTCAACATGCAAAGCATTTTAAGTGCTGCAGACGTAACTAACTCTCAGGCTATTCATCCTGGTTTTGGTTTCTTATCAGAAAACAGTACTTTTGCTACGATGTGTCAAGAAATGAATGTTGTTTTTATTGGACCAGATTCTGAAACCATTGAACAAATGGGGAATAAATCTAATGCAAGAGACTTAATGATACAAGCAGGTGTGCCCGTTATTCCTGGAAGTGATGGCTTTATCACCGATACTGAAAAAGCTAAAGAACTTGCAGATAAATTGGGTTATCCAGTTATGTTAAAAGCTGCTGCCGGTGGTGGTGGAAAAGGGATTAGAAAAGTTTATAAAAGTGAAGAACTAAATGCTGCTTTCAATAGTGCTAAAACTGAGGCTAAAGCCGCTTTCGGAGACGACCGTATGTATATGGAAAAAATAATTGAACATGCACGTCATATTGAAGTTCAATTGCTAGCCGATCACTATGGAAATGTTATTCATTTAGGCGAAAGAGATTGTTCTCTACAGCGCAATAATCAAAAAGTTATCGAAGAGTCTCCTTCTGTTGCTATAAGCGAAAAGCAACGCAAAGAATTAGGCGATATAGCCGTTCGTGCTGCAAAATTTGTAGGCTATAAAAACGCTGGGACGATTGAATTTTTATTAGATCAATCTGGTCATTTTTATTTTATGGAGATGAATACACGAATACAAGTAGAACACCCAGTTACTGAAATGGCAACTGAAATTGATATTGTTAAAGAACAATTAACAATTGCTAGTGGATATAAACTGACAATTAAACAAAAAGATGTTAGAATTACAGGCCACACAATTGAATGTCGGATTAACGCAGAAAATCCAGCATTTAACTTTGCGCCCTCACCAGGTAAAATTACTTATCTAATGATGCCCAGTGGCGGAAATGGATTGAGAGTAGAAAGCGCAATGTTCGCGGGCTATGTTATTCCTCCTTATTACGATGCGATGGTTGCAAAAATTATTACTAAAGGCGCTGACCGCGCGGAAGCTATTGCGAAAATGAAGCGTGCTTTAGGTGAGTTAGTTATCGAAGGAATTATCAGCAATCAATTCTTTCAAGAAGATTTATTGGCAGACGAACGTTTTGTCAACGGATCATACGATACTAGCTTCTTACAAGATACCTTTCTTAAAGAATGGAAACCACGTGTTGAATAA
- the fabZ gene encoding 3-hydroxyacyl-ACP dehydratase FabZ, with the protein MTKMNIAEIQALIPNRYPIYFIDRVDEMIPGEHVTALKNVTINEEVFQGHFPGEPVLPGVYILEALAQAGSIPLLTLDRFKGQTAYLGGMNKVKFRKKVVPGDQLMLVVDIIKLKEYAGIGKGVAYVDGKKVCEVELTFIIGR; encoded by the coding sequence ATGACTAAAATGAATATTGCAGAAATCCAAGCCTTAATTCCAAATCGTTACCCAATTTACTTTATTGATCGCGTTGATGAAATGATACCAGGGGAACACGTCACGGCTTTAAAAAACGTAACTATTAATGAAGAAGTTTTTCAAGGGCACTTCCCAGGAGAGCCTGTTTTACCTGGCGTTTATATTTTAGAAGCATTGGCGCAAGCTGGTTCTATTCCATTATTAACATTAGATCGATTTAAAGGTCAAACAGCTTATTTAGGTGGAATGAATAAAGTGAAATTCCGTAAAAAAGTCGTTCCTGGTGATCAATTAATGCTAGTTGTAGATATTATTAAATTAAAAGAGTATGCAGGTATCGGTAAAGGCGTAGCATACGTTGATGGAAAAAAAGTTTGTGAAGTTGAACTAACTTTCATTATTGGAAGATAA
- the accB gene encoding acetyl-CoA carboxylase biotin carboxyl carrier protein yields the protein MDFNQVKELLALVNQSDLTEFDLQMDNVSMRMSKNTHSLQSAQQPNNDTRSNEAPSSVKTTSTKPEMILKKDETIKANESEIEQVKEGNMILSPLVGVTYMSSGPDQPIFKKVGDPVIVGDVLCIVEAMKLMNEIKSEVEGTIAEIYVEDEQVVEYNQPLFRII from the coding sequence ATGGATTTCAATCAAGTTAAAGAACTACTTGCACTAGTCAATCAATCTGATTTAACAGAATTTGATTTGCAAATGGATAATGTTTCAATGCGAATGAGTAAAAATACACATTCTTTACAAAGTGCTCAACAGCCAAATAATGATACTCGTTCAAATGAAGCTCCCTCTAGTGTGAAAACTACATCGACTAAACCAGAAATGATTTTAAAAAAAGATGAGACGATTAAAGCTAATGAATCTGAGATAGAACAAGTAAAAGAAGGAAACATGATTCTGTCACCTTTGGTTGGTGTAACGTATATGTCTTCTGGGCCAGATCAACCTATCTTTAAGAAGGTCGGCGATCCGGTTATAGTCGGAGATGTTCTTTGTATTGTAGAGGCAATGAAATTAATGAATGAAATTAAAAGTGAAGTTGAAGGAACAATTGCAGAAATTTACGTAGAAGATGAGCAGGTTGTTGAATACAATCAGCCACTTTTCAGAATTATATAG
- the fabF gene encoding beta-ketoacyl-ACP synthase II has translation MTNRVVITGMGAVTPLGNTVDEFWNGLKEGKNGIGPITKFDATETGISVAGELKDFDPTKYMPRKIAKRMDEFSRYGVAAAVQAVEMSGINTEKTDMDRFGVIVGSGIGGLNAMQEQIIKMHDKGPQRVAPLFVPMAIGNMVAGNISIAIGTKGINTSIVTACASGNNSIGEAYRNIKHGYSDVILAGGAEGTVDEIGISGFAALTALSTSTDPDRASIPFDKERTGFVMGEGAGVLMLESLDHALGRKATIYGEIVGYGSTGDGYHMTAPTPDGSGAGKAMINAMEEAGIAPETVGYINAHGTSTPANDSAETMAIKYAFGEELAKKVAISSTKSMTGHLLGAAGAIEAIACIKALQEGFLPPTIGLKVQDEACELDYIPGVGRKTETKYALNNSLGFGGHNAVTCFKKWEGQ, from the coding sequence ATGACAAATCGTGTAGTAATTACAGGAATGGGTGCAGTTACCCCTTTAGGCAACACAGTTGATGAGTTTTGGAATGGGTTAAAAGAAGGTAAAAATGGTATTGGACCAATTACGAAATTTGATGCAACTGAAACAGGGATAAGTGTTGCTGGCGAATTAAAAGATTTTGATCCAACAAAATATATGCCTCGCAAAATCGCTAAAAGAATGGATGAATTTTCTAGATACGGTGTTGCTGCAGCTGTTCAGGCTGTTGAAATGAGTGGAATTAACACAGAAAAAACGGATATGGATCGTTTTGGAGTAATCGTAGGTTCTGGTATTGGTGGATTAAATGCGATGCAAGAACAAATTATAAAAATGCACGACAAAGGACCACAACGTGTAGCTCCACTTTTCGTTCCAATGGCAATAGGCAATATGGTTGCAGGCAATATTTCAATTGCAATTGGCACAAAAGGAATTAACACTTCTATTGTGACAGCTTGTGCATCAGGGAATAACTCTATTGGAGAAGCGTATCGTAATATTAAACATGGCTATTCAGACGTTATTCTAGCAGGTGGAGCAGAAGGAACAGTTGATGAGATTGGTATTTCTGGTTTTGCTGCATTAACGGCGCTTTCTACTAGTACAGATCCAGATCGTGCATCTATTCCATTTGACAAAGAACGTACTGGTTTTGTAATGGGTGAAGGAGCAGGAGTTTTGATGCTAGAAAGTCTAGACCATGCATTAGGAAGAAAAGCAACAATCTACGGTGAAATTGTAGGATATGGTTCGACCGGAGATGGTTATCATATGACTGCACCAACACCTGATGGTAGTGGAGCTGGAAAAGCGATGATAAATGCTATGGAAGAAGCGGGTATTGCACCAGAGACTGTTGGCTATATCAATGCTCATGGAACAAGTACACCAGCAAACGATTCTGCTGAAACAATGGCAATTAAATATGCATTCGGCGAAGAATTAGCTAAAAAAGTTGCGATTTCAAGTACTAAAAGTATGACAGGGCATTTATTAGGTGCTGCTGGTGCAATTGAAGCGATCGCATGTATCAAGGCACTTCAAGAAGGTTTCTTACCTCCAACAATCGGCTTGAAAGTCCAAGATGAAGCATGTGAGTTGGATTATATACCAGGAGTAGGTAGAAAGACTGAAACGAAGTATGCTTTAAATAACTCATTAGGATTCGGTGGCCATAATGCTGTCACTTGTTTCAAAAAATGGGAGGGTCAATAA